One segment of Marvinbryantia formatexigens DSM 14469 DNA contains the following:
- a CDS encoding PBECR4 domain-containing protein produces MKRTYTKKEALRIIIASAKEYDKRLEGLNYLFIYRNRVKNEIEYFEAAFLSRNFQHLTGVDFLDAEGNLRKNSVFFYHKCLDNTLTEDEIRFKEDGTTPLKLEALPKLVQFLRFSKMTALYNGIRPKLAVERVAGTVNYCLGFIKSGDYYVPGSCLLEDIRKLGDSPSRILAIMSKKANKTEPIYKEIRYVAKGVPLDKLKMPEELAQLISLEKYTGK; encoded by the coding sequence GCGTACATATACGAAGAAAGAAGCTTTGCGGATAATTATTGCGTCTGCGAAAGAATACGATAAAAGGCTGGAAGGGCTGAATTATTTATTCATATACCGTAATCGAGTGAAAAATGAAATAGAGTATTTTGAAGCTGCATTTCTTTCAAGAAATTTTCAGCATTTAACAGGAGTTGATTTCCTGGATGCAGAGGGAAATTTACGGAAAAATTCTGTGTTTTTCTATCATAAATGCCTTGATAATACGCTCACAGAGGACGAGATTCGGTTTAAAGAGGATGGAACCACTCCATTAAAACTAGAAGCATTACCGAAACTGGTTCAATTTTTGCGGTTTTCAAAAATGACTGCATTATATAATGGAATAAGACCAAAGCTGGCGGTCGAACGTGTTGCAGGAACGGTAAATTATTGTCTGGGTTTTATAAAAAGCGGGGATTATTATGTGCCAGGTTCCTGCCTGTTGGAGGATATTCGTAAGCTGGGAGATAGCCCTTCTCGGATATTGGCAATTATGTCAAAAAAGGCAAATAAAACAGAACCCATTTATAAAGAAATACGTTATGTGGCAAAAGGCGTTCCGCTGGATAAGCTGAAAATGCCTGAAGAACTGGCGCAGCTTATTTCTTTAGAGAAATATACTGGCAAATAA
- a CDS encoding sodium ion-translocating decarboxylase subunit beta produces the protein MEFLLDGIQMLTWQQVVMYGIGALLIWLAIKKGYEPALLLPMGFGAILVNLPESGVLNQVLPGVGETQGIIEWLFEVGIEASEAMPILLFIGIGAMIDFGPLLSNPKMFLFGAGAQFGIFAAILLAVILGFDLKDAASIGIIGAADGPTSILVSQILKSDYIGAIAVAAYSYMALVPVIQPFAIKLVTTKKERQIRMNYNPASVSRLTRIIFPIAVTIVVGLVAPSSVALVGFLMFGNLIRECGVLGTMSDTAQNNLSNLITLLLGITISFSMKAEQFVTVDTLLILVIGVFAFVADTIGGVLLAKFMNLFTKEKINPMIGGAGISAFPMSSRVVQKMAMEEDPGNVLLMHAAGANVSGQIASVVAGGLVINLVTGFLG, from the coding sequence ATGGAATTTTTACTGGATGGAATTCAGATGCTGACATGGCAGCAGGTGGTCATGTACGGTATCGGCGCGCTGCTTATCTGGCTGGCGATTAAGAAGGGCTACGAGCCGGCGCTGCTGCTGCCGATGGGATTCGGCGCGATTCTGGTGAACCTGCCGGAGAGCGGTGTGCTCAACCAGGTACTGCCGGGTGTGGGAGAAACGCAGGGAATCATCGAATGGCTGTTTGAGGTGGGGATTGAGGCGTCCGAGGCGATGCCGATTCTGCTGTTTATCGGCATCGGTGCGATGATTGATTTCGGACCGCTGCTGTCCAACCCAAAGATGTTTCTGTTTGGTGCGGGTGCACAGTTCGGCATTTTCGCCGCCATACTGCTGGCGGTCATTCTCGGCTTTGATTTAAAGGATGCGGCGTCCATCGGCATTATCGGCGCGGCGGACGGTCCCACCTCCATTCTGGTATCGCAGATTTTAAAATCCGACTATATCGGAGCAATTGCGGTGGCGGCGTATTCCTACATGGCGCTCGTTCCGGTTATCCAGCCCTTTGCGATTAAGCTGGTGACAACCAAAAAAGAGCGTCAGATCCGCATGAATTACAACCCGGCTTCCGTAAGCCGTCTGACAAGAATCATTTTCCCGATAGCAGTTACCATCGTAGTGGGACTGGTGGCGCCGTCCTCTGTCGCGCTGGTCGGTTTTCTGATGTTTGGCAATCTGATTCGCGAGTGCGGCGTTCTCGGAACTATGTCGGATACAGCGCAGAATAATCTCTCCAATCTGATTACGCTGCTGCTCGGCATCACGATTTCCTTTAGTATGAAGGCGGAGCAGTTTGTCACCGTCGATACGCTGCTGATTCTGGTGATTGGTGTGTTCGCTTTTGTGGCGGATACCATCGGCGGGGTGCTGCTCGCCAAATTCATGAACCTGTTTACGAAAGAAAAAATCAATCCGATGATTGGCGGCGCGGGCATTTCCGCGTTCCCGATGTCCTCTCGTGTGGTACAGAAGATGGCGATGGAGGAGGACCCTGGCAACGTGCTGCTGATGCACGCGGCGGGTGCAAACGTTTCCGGTCAGATTGCTTCGGTTGTGGCGGGCGGTCTGGTAATCAATCTGGTGACAGGATTTTTGGGATAA
- a CDS encoding GntR family transcriptional regulator, protein MSKEPLKHQAYQIIKDNIVNCVYAPGTVINEERIREEVAASRTPIRDALSRLEQEGLVKILPKKGIEISKITVREINMVYETRNLLEPYVVKNYGNRIPLETYMHYYRLYSDYLDGKMPEYSYSGMDESFHQLFIDACENSYFINLYSTIGNQIRRTRILSGQTSADRLHETIREHIAIVEAALKNDWKDAAGAMQLHLSKSKTVMFDYILKQTEGRG, encoded by the coding sequence ATGAGTAAAGAACCTTTAAAACACCAGGCATATCAGATTATTAAAGATAATATTGTAAACTGCGTTTATGCGCCGGGAACCGTGATTAACGAGGAGCGCATCCGCGAGGAAGTCGCAGCCAGCCGCACGCCTATCCGTGACGCACTCAGCCGTCTGGAGCAGGAAGGGCTTGTAAAAATTCTCCCCAAAAAGGGAATTGAAATCTCCAAAATTACCGTCCGGGAAATCAATATGGTATATGAGACCCGCAATCTTCTGGAGCCTTATGTTGTCAAAAACTACGGAAACCGCATTCCGCTGGAGACCTACATGCATTATTACCGTCTCTATTCGGATTATCTGGACGGAAAAATGCCGGAATATTCCTACTCCGGCATGGATGAGAGCTTTCACCAGCTATTTATTGACGCGTGCGAAAATTCTTATTTTATAAATCTGTATTCCACCATCGGCAATCAGATCCGCCGCACCCGCATTCTCTCCGGTCAGACCTCCGCAGACCGTCTGCACGAAACAATCCGCGAGCACATTGCGATCGTGGAAGCGGCGCTGAAAAACGACTGGAAGGATGCCGCAGGCGCCATGCAGCTGCATCTTTCCAAATCGAAAACCGTTATGTTTGATTATATTCTGAAACAGACAGAGGGCAGAGGATAA
- a CDS encoding zinc-binding alcohol dehydrogenase family protein, protein MKTILIHEPGKVEIVETEKPAAKEGEALLRVLYGGICGSDLGTYRGTFAYADYPRIPGHEFSAQIVEIGENDRGLKPGMIVTCNPYFNCTHCYSCERGLVNCCESNETLGAQRDGAFSEYITMPVERIYDGRGLSPKQLALIEPFCISYHGVSRADVKPGDKVLVVGAGTIGVLAAIAAKAKGGEVYIADVAPAKLQYAYETFGLAGMILNDDPDTFMDKVNAVTGEHHGFDVAIEAVGLPSTFQNCIDAATFGARVVLIGVGKQNLDFNFTMIQKKELNIFGSRNALKKDFLELIDLVKTGEVDLEKIVMNPDAAEPEKRSEYELDEAAAAFEEFSRFGGSKLKVVIHFADPQ, encoded by the coding sequence ATGAAAACAATTCTCATTCACGAGCCGGGAAAGGTGGAAATTGTGGAAACCGAAAAACCGGCTGCAAAGGAGGGCGAAGCCCTTCTCAGGGTTCTCTATGGCGGCATCTGCGGAAGCGATCTGGGGACCTACCGCGGCACTTTTGCCTACGCGGATTATCCGAGAATTCCGGGACATGAATTCTCAGCGCAGATTGTTGAAATCGGCGAGAACGACAGAGGCTTAAAGCCAGGCATGATCGTTACCTGCAATCCGTATTTCAACTGTACGCACTGCTATTCCTGCGAGCGCGGACTGGTAAACTGCTGCGAGTCTAATGAGACGCTCGGCGCCCAGAGAGACGGCGCGTTCTCGGAATACATCACCATGCCGGTGGAGCGTATCTATGACGGCAGAGGACTTTCGCCGAAGCAGCTTGCGCTGATAGAGCCCTTCTGCATCAGTTATCACGGCGTATCCAGGGCGGATGTAAAGCCGGGCGATAAGGTCCTGGTGGTCGGAGCGGGCACCATCGGCGTGCTGGCGGCAATCGCGGCAAAAGCGAAGGGCGGCGAGGTATATATCGCGGATGTTGCGCCGGCAAAGCTGCAGTACGCATATGAGACTTTCGGGCTGGCGGGCATGATTCTGAACGACGATCCGGATACCTTCATGGACAAGGTGAATGCGGTAACAGGAGAGCATCATGGCTTTGACGTGGCGATTGAGGCGGTCGGACTTCCCTCCACCTTCCAGAACTGTATTGATGCGGCGACCTTCGGGGCTCGCGTGGTACTGATCGGCGTTGGCAAACAGAATCTGGACTTTAATTTCACGATGATCCAGAAGAAGGAGCTGAATATTTTCGGTTCCAGAAATGCCCTGAAAAAGGATTTCCTGGAGCTGATTGACCTGGTGAAAACAGGAGAGGTGGATCTGGAGAAAATTGTGATGAATCCGGACGCGGCGGAGCCGGAAAAGCGCTCCGAATACGAGCTTGATGAAGCAGCGGCGGCGTTTGAGGAATTCAGCAGATTCGGCGGCAGCAAATTGAAAGTGGTTATCCACTTTGCAGACCCGCAGTAA
- a CDS encoding C4-dicarboxylate TRAP transporter substrate-binding protein, whose translation MKGKMLIAGTAIAAMMLSAGVSAADAEVVLQIGFENSISEPIGQALEKWQQLVEEQGDGSLKIELFPDSQLGAKNELIDGMTLGEPYITLADGAFYADYGVADFGIVFGPFLFDDWDQCWTLIESDWYAEQCAELETKGLKIVTSNWKYGERHTLTTKQVTTVDDLAGLKIRVPSNQIQSIGFDVLGATSTGMALDEVYQALQTGTIDGAENPLATLYGRKLHEVAKYLILDGHVKNFTTWVMSADLFNSLTPEQQELLVSTGEEAGLYNNELVDASEEEYLQMMIDEGVTVTELTDETLAGFKEKAQAFYEQGSTFGWSDGLYDTVRKAMGAE comes from the coding sequence ATGAAAGGTAAAATGTTAATCGCAGGTACGGCAATCGCAGCTATGATGCTTTCCGCAGGTGTATCCGCAGCGGATGCGGAGGTAGTTCTTCAGATTGGATTTGAAAATTCCATCTCCGAGCCGATTGGACAGGCTCTGGAAAAATGGCAGCAGCTTGTAGAAGAGCAGGGCGACGGAAGTCTGAAAATCGAGCTGTTCCCGGACAGCCAGCTTGGCGCAAAAAATGAGCTGATAGACGGCATGACGCTGGGCGAGCCGTATATCACACTGGCGGACGGCGCTTTCTATGCGGATTACGGCGTGGCAGATTTCGGTATTGTGTTCGGACCGTTCCTGTTTGACGACTGGGATCAGTGCTGGACGCTGATCGAGAGCGACTGGTATGCAGAGCAGTGCGCAGAACTGGAAACAAAAGGTCTGAAAATTGTTACCTCCAACTGGAAATACGGCGAGCGTCACACACTGACCACGAAGCAGGTGACGACCGTTGACGACCTGGCAGGTCTGAAAATCCGTGTGCCGAGCAACCAGATTCAGTCCATCGGCTTTGATGTACTCGGCGCAACCTCCACGGGCATGGCACTTGACGAGGTATACCAGGCTCTGCAGACCGGAACCATCGACGGCGCGGAAAACCCGCTGGCAACACTGTACGGCAGAAAGCTTCACGAAGTTGCAAAATATCTCATTCTCGACGGACACGTAAAGAACTTCACCACCTGGGTAATGAGCGCGGACCTCTTCAACAGCTTAACACCGGAACAGCAGGAGCTGCTTGTATCCACAGGCGAAGAAGCCGGTCTCTACAACAACGAGCTGGTAGACGCATCCGAAGAAGAATACCTTCAGATGATGATTGACGAGGGCGTGACCGTAACAGAATTAACCGACGAAACATTGGCAGGCTTCAAAGAAAAAGCACAGGCATTCTACGAGCAGGGTTCCACCTTCGGCTGGAGCGATGGTCTCTACGACACAGTACGTAAGGCGATGGGCGCGGAATAA
- a CDS encoding TRAP transporter small permease → MKKESTVKTILKNLDIAVASIALIVLIILTFSGVIMRYIVGKPYTWLEEVQIFCMVWIVFGAGGAAFRTGSHVAIEMVVEMFPERVQKVLGYIVDIVVLAVIAYLFWNSIGFIQMFLKSGRSTSMLKIPLALQYAIAPVSYILMIISYFYAKYIDKSTKGGED, encoded by the coding sequence ATGAAAAAAGAGAGTACGGTGAAAACGATTCTCAAAAATCTGGATATCGCGGTAGCAAGTATTGCGCTGATTGTTCTGATTATTCTCACTTTCAGCGGCGTTATCATGCGGTACATTGTCGGAAAGCCATATACATGGCTGGAGGAAGTCCAGATTTTCTGTATGGTGTGGATTGTATTTGGAGCGGGCGGGGCGGCGTTCCGCACGGGAAGCCACGTTGCGATCGAGATGGTAGTCGAAATGTTTCCGGAGCGTGTCCAGAAAGTGCTTGGTTACATCGTTGATATCGTGGTGCTGGCGGTAATCGCCTATCTGTTCTGGAACAGCATCGGTTTCATTCAGATGTTTTTAAAGAGCGGAAGAAGTACCAGCATGTTAAAAATTCCGCTTGCCCTCCAGTATGCGATTGCCCCGGTTTCCTACATATTAATGATTATCAGCTACTTTTACGCAAAATATATTGACAAAAGCACAAAAGGGGGAGAAGATTAA
- a CDS encoding TRAP transporter large permease, whose product MSSSTIIALAAIVMLVLLFMKVPVYIAVLGGSAVYFVLNPSANPIIFAQQAITGVESISLLAIPFFVCAGIVMNYTGVTSRIMDFCSVLTGRMTGGLAQVNILLSTLMGGLSGSNIADAAMEAKMMVPEMEKAGFSKSFSTVVTAVSSMITPLIPPGIAMILYGCIANVSIGKLFISGIGVGAILCIAEMLLTSFISKKRGYVPLRTEKISGKEFAKAAKPAILPLCLPIIIIGGIRLGIFTATEAGAVAIVYAAVLGLIYRELKAKDMATAFKETVTTTASIMLIVSAAAVFSWILTKERIPQQLTEWMMTAIHSKYVFLIVVNIFLIIVGMFIEGNASMIILVPLLAPIAKSYGIDEIQFAMVYIFNNAIGAFSPPMGTLMFVTCGITGCKTKDFIKEAVPYYILLVIVLLLLTYVPICTTGLVSLFY is encoded by the coding sequence ATGTCGAGTTCAACAATTATCGCGCTTGCGGCCATCGTCATGCTGGTGCTGCTGTTTATGAAAGTGCCGGTTTACATTGCAGTGCTGGGCGGCTCCGCTGTTTATTTTGTGCTGAATCCAAGTGCGAATCCGATTATCTTCGCGCAGCAGGCAATCACCGGTGTGGAGAGCATTTCTCTTCTGGCAATTCCGTTCTTTGTCTGTGCGGGAATTGTCATGAACTACACAGGTGTTACGTCCAGAATCATGGATTTCTGTTCCGTGCTCACCGGGCGCATGACCGGCGGTCTGGCACAGGTAAACATCCTGCTTTCCACGCTGATGGGCGGTCTGTCCGGTTCCAACATTGCGGACGCGGCGATGGAAGCAAAAATGATGGTTCCGGAAATGGAAAAGGCGGGCTTCTCCAAATCCTTTTCCACGGTCGTTACGGCGGTCTCTTCCATGATCACACCGCTGATTCCGCCCGGAATCGCCATGATTCTGTACGGATGCATCGCAAACGTATCAATCGGTAAGCTGTTTATTTCCGGTATCGGTGTGGGCGCCATTCTCTGTATCGCAGAAATGCTTCTCACCAGCTTTATATCCAAGAAACGCGGCTATGTACCGCTGCGCACGGAGAAAATTTCCGGAAAGGAATTTGCAAAAGCCGCAAAACCGGCGATTCTTCCGCTGTGTCTGCCGATTATTATCATCGGCGGTATCCGCCTCGGTATCTTCACGGCAACCGAAGCCGGTGCTGTCGCTATTGTTTATGCAGCGGTTCTCGGTCTGATTTACCGTGAGCTGAAGGCAAAGGATATGGCGACTGCTTTTAAGGAAACAGTTACAACGACGGCATCCATCATGCTGATCGTATCCGCGGCGGCTGTGTTCTCCTGGATCCTCACCAAGGAGCGCATCCCGCAGCAGCTCACCGAGTGGATGATGACGGCGATCCACAGCAAGTATGTGTTCCTTATTGTTGTGAACATTTTCCTTATCATCGTAGGAATGTTTATTGAAGGAAATGCCTCCATGATTATTCTGGTTCCGCTGCTGGCTCCGATTGCCAAGAGCTACGGCATCGACGAAATCCAGTTTGCGATGGTTTACATCTTCAACAATGCAATCGGAGCATTTTCTCCGCCTATGGGAACACTGATGTTTGTTACCTGCGGTATTACAGGCTGCAAGACGAAAGACTTTATCAAAGAAGCAGTTCCGTACTATATCCTTCTGGTCATAGTTCTTCTGCTGCTGACCTATGTGCCGATCTGCACGACCGGTCTGGTAAGCCTGTTCTATTAA
- a CDS encoding UxaA family hydrolase: protein MREYIKIHPKDVVAVALSPLEKGKTVELDGNTVTLLEDIPQGHKFALADIPAGAPVIKYGCSIGNAKEDIPCGAWVHTHNVKTGLGDLLTYTYNRQDTHLEAAEPSYFQGYRRPDGKVGVRNEIWIIPTVGCVNNVAEAIEKQAQKFVGGSVEEVVSFTHPYGCSQMGDDQDNTRRILADFVNHPNAGGVLVLGLGCENSNIDELKKFIGEYDEKRVKFLVAQECEDEIEEALKLVAELAEYAGSFQREPVPVSKLVIGMKCGGSDGLSGITANPAVGQFSDMLISQGGTTILTEVPEMFGAETLLMNRCETPELFEKTVALINDFKNYFTSHNQTIYENPSPGNKKGGITTLEDKSLGCTQKSGSAPVRGVLKYGEPVSRKGLNLLSAPGNDLVASTALAASGAQIVLFTTGRGTPFASPVPTVKISTNTGLSQKKNNWIDFNCGVMVEDTNLEEMGRQLFDYVLEVASGRKVKAEEKGFHDMAIFKQGVTL from the coding sequence ATGAGAGAGTATATAAAAATCCATCCGAAGGACGTTGTCGCGGTAGCTTTAAGTCCTCTGGAAAAAGGGAAGACGGTGGAGCTTGACGGAAATACTGTCACCCTGCTGGAGGACATTCCCCAGGGGCATAAGTTTGCCCTTGCGGATATCCCGGCAGGAGCGCCGGTGATAAAATACGGCTGCTCCATCGGCAACGCAAAAGAGGACATTCCATGCGGAGCGTGGGTGCATACGCATAATGTGAAAACAGGGCTCGGCGATTTGCTGACGTATACCTACAACAGGCAGGATACCCATCTGGAGGCGGCAGAGCCTTCTTATTTCCAGGGCTACCGCAGACCGGACGGAAAAGTGGGCGTGCGCAATGAAATCTGGATTATTCCGACGGTCGGCTGTGTAAACAATGTGGCGGAGGCCATCGAGAAGCAGGCGCAGAAATTTGTCGGCGGTTCTGTGGAGGAGGTCGTCTCCTTTACGCATCCCTACGGCTGTTCCCAGATGGGGGATGACCAGGACAACACCCGGCGGATTCTGGCGGATTTCGTCAATCATCCGAACGCGGGCGGCGTGCTGGTGCTCGGTCTTGGCTGCGAGAACAGCAATATTGACGAGCTAAAGAAATTTATCGGGGAATACGATGAAAAACGTGTAAAGTTCCTGGTGGCGCAGGAATGTGAGGATGAAATCGAAGAGGCGCTGAAGCTGGTTGCAGAGCTGGCAGAGTACGCAGGCAGCTTCCAGAGAGAACCGGTGCCGGTAAGCAAGCTGGTTATCGGCATGAAATGCGGCGGCTCGGACGGGCTTTCGGGCATCACGGCAAATCCGGCGGTTGGGCAGTTCTCGGATATGCTGATTTCCCAGGGAGGAACGACGATTCTGACAGAGGTGCCGGAAATGTTCGGGGCGGAAACGCTGCTGATGAACCGCTGTGAGACGCCGGAGCTGTTTGAAAAGACGGTGGCGCTGATTAATGACTTCAAAAATTATTTTACATCCCATAATCAGACGATTTATGAAAATCCTTCTCCGGGCAACAAAAAGGGCGGCATTACCACACTGGAGGACAAATCGCTCGGATGTACGCAGAAGTCGGGGAGCGCGCCTGTGCGCGGCGTTCTGAAATATGGCGAGCCGGTGAGCAGGAAGGGGCTGAATCTTCTGAGCGCTCCGGGAAATGACCTGGTGGCCTCCACAGCGCTGGCGGCGAGCGGCGCGCAGATCGTGCTGTTTACCACCGGGCGGGGAACGCCGTTCGCGTCTCCGGTCCCGACAGTGAAAATCTCCACCAATACCGGGCTTTCGCAGAAGAAAAACAACTGGATCGATTTCAACTGCGGCGTGATGGTAGAGGATACGAATCTGGAGGAAATGGGAAGACAGCTTTTTGATTATGTGCTGGAGGTGGCTTCCGGCAGGAAGGTGAAAGCGGAAGAAAAGGGCTTCCACGACATGGCGATTTTCAAACAGGGTGTGACGCTGTAG
- a CDS encoding tagaturonate reductase, protein MKKLSYATLEKMGYEGYLLKDAPERVLQFGEGNFLRAFVECWIDKMNEKAGFNSKVVLCQPIAPGLADMINEQEGLYTLLLRGNENGKKVDDRRVISCVSRCLNPYKDYDAVLAYAESEDIRFVVCNTTEAGIQYDPSCQFADVPAASYPGKLTQWLYRRFQKFGQEKGKGIIILSCELIDNNGKELEKCVNQYADQWELGGEFKNWLKEECVFCSTLVDRIVPGYPRADAAAICEELGYEDNLLDVGEVFGLWVIEGPQWLKKELPFEEAGLPVIICDDHKPYKQRKVRILNGAHTSMVLGAYLAGQDIVRDCMKDEVINGFMNKTIYEEIIPTLTLPEEELKEFAASVTDRFNNPFVDHALLSISLNSTSKWKARVMPSLKGYVAKFGSLPKCITASFAFYIAFYHGQKLTDEGLVGSRKKNEYTIHDDRNILEFYASHKDDTAQELAHAVCTNKDFWGEDLSEIAGFEAAVADYLEQIEKEGTYEVMKRVLA, encoded by the coding sequence ATGAAAAAGTTAAGCTATGCAACATTGGAGAAAATGGGGTATGAGGGCTACCTGCTGAAGGATGCGCCGGAGCGGGTACTGCAGTTTGGCGAGGGAAATTTCCTGCGCGCTTTTGTGGAGTGCTGGATTGATAAAATGAACGAGAAGGCGGGCTTCAACTCGAAGGTGGTCCTGTGCCAGCCAATCGCTCCGGGACTTGCGGACATGATAAATGAACAGGAAGGACTTTACACGCTGCTTCTGCGCGGAAATGAAAACGGAAAGAAGGTCGACGACCGCCGCGTGATTTCCTGCGTGAGCAGATGTCTGAATCCGTATAAGGACTACGATGCGGTGCTTGCTTATGCGGAGAGCGAGGATATCCGTTTTGTGGTCTGCAACACCACCGAGGCTGGCATCCAGTATGACCCGTCCTGCCAGTTCGCGGACGTGCCGGCGGCAAGCTATCCGGGCAAGCTGACACAGTGGCTGTACCGCCGTTTTCAGAAATTCGGGCAGGAAAAGGGCAAAGGCATCATCATTCTTTCCTGCGAGCTGATTGATAACAACGGAAAAGAGCTGGAAAAATGTGTAAACCAGTATGCCGATCAGTGGGAGCTTGGCGGGGAATTTAAAAACTGGCTGAAGGAAGAGTGCGTATTCTGCTCAACGCTGGTGGACCGCATCGTTCCGGGTTATCCGAGAGCGGACGCCGCGGCAATCTGCGAAGAGCTGGGCTATGAGGACAACCTGCTGGATGTCGGCGAGGTGTTTGGTCTCTGGGTGATTGAGGGCCCGCAATGGCTGAAAAAGGAGCTTCCGTTTGAGGAGGCAGGCCTTCCGGTCATCATCTGCGACGACCACAAGCCGTACAAGCAGAGAAAGGTCCGCATCCTGAACGGCGCGCACACCTCGATGGTGCTCGGCGCTTACCTGGCGGGGCAGGATATTGTCCGCGACTGCATGAAGGATGAAGTAATCAACGGCTTTATGAATAAGACCATCTACGAGGAGATTATTCCGACACTGACGCTGCCGGAGGAGGAGCTGAAGGAATTTGCGGCTTCCGTGACAGACCGTTTCAACAATCCGTTTGTGGACCATGCGCTGCTGTCGATTTCGCTGAATTCCACATCCAAGTGGAAGGCGCGCGTGATGCCGAGCCTGAAGGGGTATGTCGCAAAATTCGGCAGCCTGCCGAAATGCATTACGGCTTCCTTTGCTTTCTATATTGCGTTCTATCACGGGCAGAAGCTGACGGACGAGGGACTGGTCGGAAGCAGGAAGAAAAATGAATATACGATTCACGATGACAGGAATATCCTGGAGTTTTATGCGTCGCATAAGGATGACACGGCGCAGGAGCTGGCTCATGCGGTCTGCACGAACAAGGATTTCTGGGGCGAGGATTTAAGCGAAATCGCGGGCTTTGAGGCGGCGGTCGCGGACTATCTGGAGCAGATTGAAAAAGAGGGCACTTACGAAGTAATGAAGCGTGTATTGGCATAG
- a CDS encoding bifunctional 4-hydroxy-2-oxoglutarate aldolase/2-dehydro-3-deoxy-phosphogluconate aldolase, whose translation MKSMEEQFKEVGVVPVVVLNDAKDALPLADALVEGGLPCAEVTFRTDAAEESIRLMAEKYPDMLVGAGTVLTVDQVDRAVGAGAKFIVSPGFDPEIVDYCISKEIPVFPGCITPSEVAQAVKRGLKVVKFFPAEQAGGIAMIKAMAAPYTMVKFMPTGGISAKNLRSYLECDKILCCGGSWMVKGDLIKAGEFDKIREMTKEAVALAAEIRG comes from the coding sequence ATGAAATCAATGGAAGAACAGTTTAAAGAAGTTGGCGTTGTGCCGGTAGTCGTTCTGAATGACGCAAAGGATGCGCTTCCGCTTGCAGACGCGCTGGTTGAGGGCGGTCTGCCGTGCGCGGAGGTAACGTTCCGCACAGATGCCGCAGAGGAATCCATCCGTCTGATGGCAGAAAAGTATCCGGACATGCTGGTGGGAGCAGGTACAGTCCTGACGGTAGACCAGGTGGACCGCGCAGTGGGCGCAGGCGCAAAATTCATCGTAAGTCCGGGCTTTGATCCGGAAATCGTTGACTATTGCATCAGCAAGGAAATTCCGGTATTTCCGGGCTGCATCACTCCGTCCGAGGTAGCGCAGGCTGTAAAACGCGGTCTGAAGGTCGTGAAATTTTTCCCGGCGGAGCAGGCGGGCGGCATTGCGATGATTAAGGCGATGGCGGCACCGTACACAATGGTGAAATTTATGCCGACCGGCGGCATCAGCGCGAAGAATCTGCGCAGCTATCTGGAGTGCGACAAGATTCTCTGCTGCGGCGGAAGCTGGATGGTAAAGGGCGACCTCATCAAAGCTGGTGAATTTGACAAGATTCGCGAAATGACAAAGGAAGCGGTTGCTCTGGCTGCCGAAATCAGAGGTTAA